CCTTGTAATTAGGATTGAATGTATTATTCTGTGATAGACTTATAGTGTCAATTTTTATATTATAGCACTTTTTCACATAATGcattttatgattatttataAACCCCATGCCACAACTATGATACTAATCTTGTACCATAGATTTCAAGCCAGCCACTCTTAATCACTTGACCATCATAATACCACTAGAAATTAGAGTGTTTATTATGTCTTATATTCACCTCTTTCAGTTATCATTTAGttgtaatttaatttgattgtgTATCAAATGTCACCAACTCCACAATGAAAATGTGGTGACATATTTATCAAAGAACAGATCATATCTTTGatattgtaatatgtacatgtatgtattcacaGTGTACTTGTATGTGTGAGTATATACGTACTTacgtatgtaatgtatgtatgtatgtatgtatgtatgtatgtatgtatgtatgtatgtatgtatgtttgtatgtatgtatatacgtacttacgtatgtatgtatgtatgtatgtatgtatgtatgtatgtatgtatgtatgtatgtatgtatgtatgtttgtatgtatatacgtacgtacgtatgtatgtatgtatgtatgtatgtatgtatgtatgtatgtatgtatgtatgtaccatgtatgtatgtatgtatgtatgtatgtatgtatgtatgtatgtatgtatgtatgtatgtatgtatgtaccatgtatgtatgcatgtaagtatgtatgcatAATGTTATGTAATTGTTGACTATTATGCAAAAATATTGTATAATAACCTTGATACAGTGATAGGGGTCATCATCATACCACAAGATGAACACATGCTGTATTGTGTGTCTGTTGTGTACACATATGTATCTATCTGGTGTGTTTATTGTAATGTGGACCTAGATGTACAAAGAGTTATGTTGCATTGTACCATCAGCTATAGTGTCTTTGCTAAGTTTTGGATGCCTCTATTGTCTAGTGCTACCCTTCATTGAATCTTGGCATCGCGTTGACATCTGGATGGCATCTAGACTAGAGCCTCTGGAacagagggggagggggggggggggggatcttgTAAATCTGACATAGATTTTTCTACCTTTGTACCATAGTTGTAGTGAAAAGTCCAAATAACGTGGAGAGACAGGAGGGGTGGTCCTTGTAAAAGtagcatagatttccataccttgaATTTAATATGGAAACCATGATTATAGTGGGAACCCAGGAAAACTAGTGGTTAGGGAACTAAGGTAGTTTTGATCAGCTTATAGTAACCTAGATTCTATGCTAGTCATAGATTTGGCCTGTAACCCTGATAGCCCAGATCATCTACAAGCATTATCATGTAATGTATGACTGTGTACTTACCGCCACCCTTAGTAAATAACTTGTCAAACATCATGCATGTAATGTGTGTGCATTCTGTTATGTACAGTATAGTTGTAATTGTGTAATTAATCACAGTGATGTCATAGTTGTGTTGTATCAACACAGAGTTTATATTTGACCAACCCTTATATAAGTATCTATTTTTTTGACTGCTGTGTAAATTTTCAGATTATACATGTAAGTGCTGTTGTGACTGACGTGGTACACTTACGCTACCACGATCAATGTCCAGATACTGAACTCATGAATGCAGCCATTTTGTATCTCataggtcagaggtcaacaGATGATGCTGgcagtcattcaaaaaatacttAAAGTAACAAATCATAAAGTTTGACCTACTTTATAGGTTAATATTTGTGTCCATCTGGCCTCCTCTCTCCgtgagaggggttgactgatgtgtgagggcgccctgtcacggtgtaccttacagactgtgtttacactatcttgattacatgATGATTACATCTACATTAAAGCATATTATCACAATCATCCACTTGTGTTAAATCTACCTCTcttgcaacaacaacagttttagtttgagTTTCTCTTAGTTTGCCAATAGCATATTTTCTATAATATTGATATCCAAAACAACTCCATCAAAATTATTGCAATTACtttttatgttgttattttgtgttttgttaggTGCTGCCAGTGATCCAATTAAATCAAAATCACCATCACATAGACTCAGTCCTCCAGTAACTCCTAATAGAGTGACAACACATTTATCATCCCAAGTACCGGCACTGTCTTATTCCAGTAGTGATGAGGAGGACGATTTCTATGATGCTGATGAATACTTATTGTATGAAGAGTCTTCTCAATGGTAGGAAAAtctatgtttatatatgtatgtatgtatgtatgtatgtatgtatgtatgtatgtatgtatgtatgtatgtatgtatgtatgtatgtatgtatgtatgtatgtatgtatggacatatgtatgtgtgtatgtatgtatgtgtgtatgtatacatgtatgtatgcatgtagtatgtgtgtatgtatgtgtgtgtatgtgcgactgtgtgcgtgtgtgtgtgtgtgtgtgtgtgtgtgtgtgtgtgtgtgtgtgtgtgtgtgtgtgtgtgtgtgtgtgtgtgtgtgtggttattTATTGCCAATAATATAGACATATAAGatgcaataaaatataatgattaCATGATACCAGGACTAGTCACTAATTGAGTTCAGTCCCTGTATGCTgtaaacacatttttgaatttaaacaaaatacaatatctggactttttaaaatacacatgtactccaaaatatataattacaaaatacaaagtagacccttaactttttacacttatttgttatttgtctATGATTTTATGATCAAAAGTGTTAAATTGACCTTGATATTGTAATTATAGATAGTGGTGTCATAAccaaaaattcaacaaaaaaaatcattctcAGTTACCAGTGTCTGTGATCACACTTTACCGCCTCTAATAATATCACCTAGCTACAAGTACAGAGTGGCATGAGTGGAGCATCTGCTTTTATGTGTTTAACCTTGTGTCTCCAGAGGGTGCTGTTTACTGACAGGTTCcaatttgttcatttcatgtgtaGGGACTCTGCGAGGGATTCACCAGTTCAAGAACTAGACAAAAACATAGAAGTGAAATCACCCGATCCAGTGACAGCAACTAAAATGTATGATGAGGATGAAGATGACGAAGAACGTGAGTATGacctgttgtcatgacaaccaaaAAAACATAGTCATAATGTACATTAAGTGTTCAGTCCTGTGTAAGAGttcaaatttgttgtcataATGACCGTTATTTGCTCAATGGTTGTGGACTTTGACCCTCTGGTCAGTATGATTTATGATAGGTGGAATGCCTTATAGATACCTCAGTGATAGAAATATAAGAGTTAGTAATAGTTGCCAGTACTCAGTATTTATATAGCTGCCATTGCCAAGCTTTGTAGAGTGTAACTCAAATTTACTATCAGTGGGTATCTATTTGATAGACTTTTAAAAGGTCAAAGTGCAGTCACCAAGTGTTGGTTAATATTATCAGCTGTTCTTTTCTAACTGATTGCAAACACTAGCGaaaagtgagtgtgtgtgtgtgtgtgtgtgtgtgtgggggggggggggggggggggcgtgtgtgtgtgtgtgtgtgtgtgtgtgtgtgtgtgtgtgtgtgtgtgtgtgtgtgtgtgtgtgtgtgtgacagatAGATTGCCTGACTGACAGACATCGGACAAGGGGACAGTCAGAAGAAAGAATGACTGATATACAGACAGAccaatatacacacacacgcacagacaaacacatgtacacagatacacagacatacattataatttatatgcaCCATTAATTGTATAACAAACCCAATGAGAGATACCAGTACTAATTACTAAGacttcatttttatcatttcagtgGATTGTGGTAAACATGGTAGTGTTATTACTCATTTACTATCCCAAGTTAGGATAGGTATGGACCTTACAAAAGTTGTACTACCTACATTTATATTGGAAAGGAGGTCGTTGTTAGAAATGTTTGCAGATTTTTTTGCACATCCAGATTTATTTTCAAGGTGAGCAATCATCACTAAATATTTACACACAGTcttaatatctttctttttttgattTTGACCTTGTTATTCATGTTATACCTGGCTGTATATCATCGCATCAGCgcagtaaggtcatatctgcctatacaatggcatagcagatacaaccttTCTGCACTGACGCGACAATATAAGCAGTGTATAGATTCAAATGAGAAATAAAGTATATATCTTCTGTTTGTTCTATGGCATGACAAACAAATCTAGTATTTCTTGTATCACCACCAAGGGTTCTTGTTACTTACATTTCACCTGTTGACAGGCTTTATCAAACTGTCCAGTTACTGGCTCTGCCACTATGATGGTGTAGTGTTAATGACATGGTTGTAGAAATTATATAATTGGTCTGCTCCCTCGTGTCTGTTCATGGTGTTGCCACTTAATGGTAAAACCAGCAAatggacagtttgacaaaggTGTTTGACCCAAACGGGTGTAGTCTAGTGCTGTCCTCCATCGAATCTCAAACCTCGATGATTCAAGACCACTTTGGCATCTAGACTAGATTACGTGTAGGTGAAATGTTACACATGCATAATGAGAACCCTTGGTAGTGATACAAAAACTATTACTATGTTTTATCGACCTGATGAACATATTCAAGAACACCCATAGTATCACCAATTCtgtggtgcttgaaatatgagtgtAAGGTTGCAACTATTTTCATCAAGTTTTCTAAAAATGAACAATTCCTGACATTTCTCCTCATTGTGCTCCACAGTATACCAGATTTAGAAGACCCTAAGGATCGTATTGTACAGGTTACTAAATGGTTTTTATCAGCTTTTCATGCTGGCAAGAAAGGTTCAGTTGCTAAAAAACCTTATAATCCAATCATTGGTGAAACTTTCCAGTGTTTCTATGATATGACAGATCCAGGAACAGAGTACAAAGAACCCAAACAAGAGGTAAGTACTAAGtttcaaaatgatgtaaaataaaacCAGATAAAGGAAAATGTATGTGACATATTGTTGACAGCTTCTGTTGTTACTactctggtaatccagccttcagtttactaagatagacacaaactaaaactattgttcttcaatgtggtagataacacaagtgggtgatagtggttcctctgttgtgtgattctaatcaccctgtgatcaagatggtgtgaacattggaagtcccaaaacactacactgcaagtttatgtaACTTTCAGAGACGCCACCGTACTGAGAGTATGAATTAAACTAACATCCATTCAAtggcttatcactgttgtatcaacatgttgtggcaaaagttttagtttgtgtcaatctAAGTAAACCGAAGTATCAATTACCAGAGAGTAATATATGTACCATAATTGCAATTCATTTTACTAGCAAGTCTCATCCATCACTTCTGCATAAGTTTGAATCAATGCCAACTCTGTACTGATTGAAACCAATGCGTTTTATCTCATTTTATCATGTGAGTAATTGTTCCCGACTGTTCGAGTCATTACTTGTACTATCTTGAGAGTGAGtcacggctgagtgatacaacCTACCCCATTGAGTCTGTAAAACACTCGTTGGgtcagtcacagaaaaatcccctcTCTCCAGTGGGATTTCAACCcatgacctcccgactgctaatcaTGAGCTCTAACCACTATGACACAGAGAGCCGGTAACCATCATAGTCATGGATACAAAGCTGTATGTGTTTCCTAAAAAGTTGTTAATCCGTAGTCAATTTCCTTCCCTTGTAAAATACTAGGATGTAGTCACTGATGGACCAGTACCATGGGCTGTGAAAGACCAGGTTGCCTTTCTTGCTGAGCAAGTATCACATCATCCGCCAAGTAAGTAGACCAACCACTGAAGaactttatttaattttgtaactAGTATCATTGCTGAACATaagaacattcacaagtgtagATCACACTTTTATATATGATGTTAACCATGATCAAAATTGCAGCGGTCACACTACTatgattgatgcaatgtaaaaacatgatggtaaacatcaACCTTATGAACCCATTTAcagagatgatggtaaacacattaaaatattgactggaaacccagcactgtatttgacattagaaataaatttttatcaccttatcaacatctcagttgtAAACACAAGATTTCGTTATTTAAGGCGTGAAAGTTCCAATATTTTGGTGAGAATTGCGAAAAAGAAGTTCAGCAATCgtattgatgccagaccccacCCTCCACCCCCATCCACCCTGCCATGAATGAAGTTTGCTTGTTgaacttgtgtgacattgtacgATCGTCCTTAAGATAGTAGTACtccataaaatatgtaaatttgcagaAAGTCACGGTGGTGTCCTGGAACTCTATCATTGAGAGCTGGATGACTTTGCACTATTATAGAATGAATTAATGAAAGCTGTTTAGCTTGGTAGCCATCACAGACAATCAACCTCTTTAAATGTCTCAtcctatttcattttttgttgttgacagtTTCTGCATTTTACGCCGAAAATTACAACAAGGGTGTGTCAGTAAATGCACATATTTGGACAAAATCCAAGTTTCTAGGGCTTTCAATTGGAGTGGAGATGATAGGACAAGGTAAGTGTCTGACATAGCCATCATATTTGTAGCCCGCCCTCACACAACCAAAATATGCCATTATCCTTTAacttattgaccaatcagaaagcTCTTTTTATACAAGTCACTTTTGAGAAGTTGAAACTTCACAGATTTACCACACTCCATATTCTCACCAAAACTCATGAAGTATGCAAATCTATGCAAATTGTACCAGATTTCACGCCTCTATTTTTAGGGTTCGTTGACCTTCAGCTAAAAGTTTTGACATCCTGATGTCTTGTTATCATGTATCTAATACTTCTCACTTTTTTGCCGCCCACCTAGCCGTGTTATCAGATTTAAAACACGATGAAGAGTACCTGTTGACATTCCCCAACGGTTATGGTCGATCGATATTAACAGTTCCATGGTTTGAGATGGGTGGTAAATGCAGTATATCATGTGCTAAGACTGGCTTTGCCTCCACTGTCGTCTTCCATACAAAACCTTTCTACGGGGGCAGTAAACATCGAATCACATCAGAAGTGTCGTAAGtcaaatttttaaatttataccaCATATGGAGTGTATAGACCAAGCAAGAACAGAATTTGATGTAGTCTGTATGGTTGTTGTGttagggtgccctcacacactGGCCATGTCATGTCTGTATCAATCCCTGCCTTTCCTAGCATCTTCCACCCAGATCTGGTTGGAGCCAATCAAAAATCGTCACATGTTAAAAGGTGTTAAATTGACCATCAGACTTTTTAGGCAAATTTATGACCTGACAATACTTTTTGACCTAAGGGTTATGTCACTACAAGTCTAGTAACTGTTAGCCACAGGGCCCCTTAGGGCACTCATGTTTTCCTTAactgaacaaacaaacagtcgGGAATAATATATAACCATTCAAATATCATTTTCTTTCAGGCATGTATCAGATCGTAAGCCATTCCTGACTATTACCGGTGAATGGAATGGTGTCATGACTTCCAAATGGGCAAATGGGGTAAGTTATCAGCAGTGGGCTATGAGGCCCAGGTGTTTAATGTCTTGTATTCAAATTTCAGGTGCGACTCCGAGTCTCCTGTCAATAGTACAGTAAACCATGAAAATTCGCCAAAGacaaaaatttataaaaagaagaaatgaaaatatgtagtCATTACTGTGTCTTTTGTCACCACTTATTGCATGTACTTCAAATAagtgatttttaaataatagTGTTACCAGTTGCAAACGAAAACTTTTGTAGAATTTTTTGGTAAGTGATGTTCAAGGTGGTTTAGaactatatgtgtacatatgaatataatagatgttattcccaatatttttctgaCAATGAAGAAAAtcattggagaataacatgattGTATCAGTGcatgtaatatcaaagacataggggaaagtaatggtaattttgaacgttttgactcatatttcaaacacagcagaaccagtgatgtagacatgcgcTGTCCAGAGTTTGTAGTCCgtatttttttcaacttggCTTGGTGTATGATGTCATTTGTACTATCTTGTTTGTTTCAGCAAACTGAGGTGTTTATTGACACACTTACAATGAAGACGTTTAAGAAGAGAGTGAAGCCAGTCGACCAACAAGATGAATTTGAATCCAGGAGGTATgtattacaatgaaaatcatcCTACACTTCAAAGATGAAAAGGCCATCACATATAAAATAGTGGCATGTTATGTCCTTAGCAGTTAGGCCCTGGAGGGTCTACAATTATGTTccttgtatgtgtgtttgtgtgtgtctgtatctctgtgtgagtgtgagtgtgaggatgtgggtgtgtgtgtgtgtgtgcgttcatgtgtgtctgtctgtaggtttgtgtatctgtgtctgtgtttgcatgtctgtgtctgtctgtctgtgtttgtatgtgtgtgcctCTGTGTCCGCACCTCGCACACATATGTCCACCTACATTGACAcaccaatttcattcaaacttgataCAAAGGTGATACATACTAGAGgcatatggtacatttgtatgaaatgtaagatttcatgtacatgcttctatcagtgcctgtattttgtttgtgtaattcctagcaaaaaaacattgtgtgagATTTAAAGAACATCGTTCCACCAAATTGAAAATCTAATGGGATGTAACTTACAATTTATGTACTGTATTTCAGGCTCTGGAAGGATGTAACTTACAATTTAAAAATGAAGAATATGGATGCTGCCACCGCCGGAAAACATAAACTAGAAGAACGACAACGATCTGAAAGGAAGGAGAGAGAGTTGAACGGGACAAAATGGATTACCAAGGTTGGTTTACATGACAAATGTTACAACAATGGCAGATCAGCTGCCGGAAGCTAATGctgacaaaaattaaaactaTTACTGCAACATGTTGGCATAAGGTGGAATTACCCTCACAGTGGGGTGGCGTTTCTGATAGGCCAAGCAATTTTTTTCTGAAGTGGCAGCACACtcaatttgttgtttcaatatcttgattacaggatAGTTaatccacataaccaaggcaccATTGTGAACCGTCTGTGTACCTACCACATgcaataacaatagttttagtttttgtctATCTCCAGTGGCACATTCTCTGCAGCAATGTTTGGAATTTCACATGCTGGATTTGTACGCACAGGCGTAGACATATGAAACTGCAGTTAGTGGACCGCCCATGTGGCATAGacaaatcaaaatcaagctaGGGGGTTACAAATATGATGTGGTTAAGAATCAGTTAATATGGACTCCCTAGTTTTGACTGTATTTTTACCTATCACAGCAGGGGTCATGTTAAATGTTACTAATATATGTGAGTATAGGAATTGATTGAAGTTTTTAATTCAGTTAAAATACACTGTGCTTTCCTTATGAAATGTATAATGCTACAGACCCTTCcctcttgcccccccccccccccttgacaGTTCAGTATTTGAGTTCACAGTTTAAGGTGCAATAAAAAGGACACATCAAGTTTTTGTCAGTTTTTAGTTAATGCCAACAATGTGTTCATCTTGACAAACATTCTTCCACCACTGCCAACCAAGACGTCTTTGTTTTTGCTTTTGTAGAATTTCTATGAAGAAGGTGACAACTTCATTTACAAAAGACCACTGCAGATGAGACTAGAAGAGAAACTGGAACAAGCGCAAAGAGAAATAGAGTTGCAGTTagaacaacaacagcagcagcaacagcaacaacaacaacaacaacaacaacaacaacaacagacagcaacaacaacatcatcatcaactCAACTTGAACCAACTAGGTCACAGACACCACCACAAGTCCAAATGCTTCCTCCACAGACACACCCACAACCACCATCACAACCTCAAGTTCAAAGTCAGCCAACTGCAGCATCAGAGTTGCAGCCCAAATCGCAAGACCCATCAGTAACTGCAGTAGACTCAGCTGCTACAGTCCAAGTGTCCCCGCCATCATCAGCGCAAGATCAGATTAACGACTTGTTAGGCTAAGAAGACATGATAATTTGACGAGTGGTATATACATGAAGCTCTCTGTAATATACAGGTTACGTAAGATTTATATGAGTGCAATGCATTCCACAGTGTCTATGTTAAGATCTGATAAACTTACGGTAGCTGAGGGGATGGAAATTATCAGAACTGAAAAAGATCATTTGATGGACAATGCCAGTAACATGACAGAGGTATTCACTGATTTTACCTACACATGATGATCAGCAAAAACACTTTGATAGGTCATGAAAGTTTTGATTTGTTACACCTCCAAGCAGTTCTATGAAGCaagcacatgtatgttattgatTCATACTGTGGTAGCGCCCTCATAGGGTGAATCAACACATGcatgtagatagcgccctcacacatcaaatCAACCTTGGGACAGTGCCCTTTCACAACACAGAACTGCTTTGAGCTGCAACTTCTCAAACCCATTCAGTTTGAACATTGCATATGGGATATGGACTCATGTTTGTAAGAACCTAATATTCAATTCTACAAAGTATATTTTAAG
The Glandiceps talaboti chromosome 6, keGlaTala1.1, whole genome shotgun sequence genome window above contains:
- the LOC144437008 gene encoding oxysterol-binding protein-related protein 9-like; the protein is MAAMEGPLSKWTNVMKGWQYRWFVLDPQTGLLSYYTSKEKMMRGSRRGCVRLKGALIGIDDEDDSTFTITCDQKTFHFQARDAEERRKWVNGLEETIVRHSQPQRCDISDSYIPTLEDFDKKLVEADAYLQILITQESELVSKIDKCESEEEKRRYEGLKTSAANLLESIKQSIVLLQLAKNAVNPMNGVINIDNYEEDNYAEKNTARSKSSGSSNSIEEAIECMEDVKIGDGHAVNDVITPNVPIQSIGAGAASDPIKSKSPSHRLSPPVTPNRVTTHLSSQVPALSYSSSDEEDDFYDADEYLLYEESSQWDSARDSPVQELDKNIEVKSPDPVTATKMYDEDEDDEELDCGKHGSVITHLLSQVRIGMDLTKVVLPTFILERRSLLEMFADFFAHPDLFSSIPDLEDPKDRIVQVTKWFLSAFHAGKKGSVAKKPYNPIIGETFQCFYDMTDPGTEYKEPKQEDVVTDGPVPWAVKDQVAFLAEQVSHHPPISAFYAENYNKGVSVNAHIWTKSKFLGLSIGVEMIGQAVLSDLKHDEEYLLTFPNGYGRSILTVPWFEMGGKCSISCAKTGFASTVVFHTKPFYGGSKHRITSEVSHVSDRKPFLTITGEWNGVMTSKWANGQTEVFIDTLTMKTFKKRVKPVDQQDEFESRRLWKDVTYNLKMKNMDAATAGKHKLEERQRSERKERELNGTKWITKNFYEEGDNFIYKRPLQMRLEEKLEQAQREIELQLEQQQQQQQQQQQQQQQQQQQTATTTSSSTQLEPTRSQTPPQVQMLPPQTHPQPPSQPQVQSQPTAASELQPKSQDPSVTAVDSAATVQVSPPSSAQDQINDLLG